A genomic window from Halorubrum lacusprofundi ATCC 49239 includes:
- a CDS encoding non-canonical purine NTP pyrophosphatase — MLRYVTTNPGKVREAERYLPDGSVERLDFDYPEIQAAELGPIAAQGAREAYRHAGEPVLVDDAGMFVEGLDGFPGPYSSYVEETLGIERVHDIAADLADRRAAFRCVLGYCDGDGFAASPDPVDRGDRDAAAAAGPDGEGGRDGEDGGVERGDVETLPVKLFEGYVPGRIVAPRGEGGFGYDPIFEHDGETFAEMDTDRKNAVSHRGRALEKFAEWYADR, encoded by the coding sequence GTGCTCAGATACGTGACGACGAACCCCGGGAAGGTGCGCGAGGCGGAGCGCTACCTCCCGGACGGCTCGGTGGAGCGTCTCGACTTCGATTATCCGGAGATTCAGGCGGCGGAACTCGGACCGATCGCCGCGCAGGGCGCTCGCGAGGCGTACCGTCACGCCGGCGAGCCGGTTCTCGTCGACGACGCGGGAATGTTCGTCGAGGGGCTCGACGGGTTCCCCGGTCCCTACTCCTCGTACGTCGAGGAGACGCTGGGGATCGAGCGCGTTCACGACATCGCCGCCGACCTCGCCGACCGCCGCGCCGCGTTCCGGTGCGTGCTCGGCTACTGCGACGGCGACGGGTTCGCCGCGAGTCCGGACCCGGTCGACCGCGGGGACCGCGACGCGGCCGCGGCGGCGGGGCCGGACGGTGAGGGTGGACGGGACGGTGAAGACGGTGGAGTCGAGCGCGGCGATGTCGAGACACTCCCGGTCAAACTGTTCGAGGGGTACGTCCCCGGCCGGATCGTCGCGCCGCGCGGGGAGGGCGGGTTCGGCTACGACCCGATCTTCGAACACGACGGCGAGACGTTTGCCGAGATGGACACCGACCGGAAAAACGCCGTGTCGCACCGCGGTCGCGCGTTAGAGAAGTTCGCTGAGTGGTACGCGGACCGGTAA